The genomic stretch ATCAAAAAAACCCGATGAAACAGTAAGTATCGTTACATCAAATGTCCCGCCCCCAAAATCATATACCAGTACTCTCCTATCCCTATCTTCTCGTATTCCATACGCGAGAGCTGCCGCTGTTGGCTCATTAATCAATCTCAGGACGTTAAGGCCGGCAATCTCTGCTGAATCCTTGATTGACTGCCTCTGTCCGTCCGAATAGTTTGCAGGAACAGATACTACGGCGTCCCTGAATCGTCTCCCGAGCCTCTGTTCGGCATCATCCGCCAGTTTCTTAAATATTTGTGCAGCGACATATTCAGGAGGAAATTTATACCGACCGACCTTTTTCCTGAAGTCTGTTCCCATTTCCTTTTTAATTGAGTTTATCGTTCGCTCTGGATGCACAATAATGTTCCGCTTGGCGATTTCACCCACCTCTACTTCATTCTCATTTTTGAAATAAACTGTGGACGGCATCATATTTTTTCCTTCACTGTTTTCTATCATCACTGGTTCGTCAAGCAGCATATATGCCATCTTGGAATTGGTTGTTCCAAAATCAATACCTAAAATATCTCTATTCAACATCATCAATCTCTCTTAAGTTCTGTTCGATTCTAACGATCTTTTCTTCCAGACCTATTATTGAATTATTCAGAGAATTCAAATCCTGTGTAAGTTTTTCGATATCCTCTTTTTGCAGACCTCCCAGTTCAATTATCTTTTCATTCATTTCTCTCAAAAGATATTTGGAAGGATTCATCCATCGAAGGAACCTATTCCATAAACCGGGTTTCATGATATTCACTTTTATTGGGCGCTTTGAGACAATTATTTCACAGGGTCGGACCACATTATTTTCACTGCTATATCCCTTCCTGACTGTGCGAATAACTGAGTTCTCAGGGTAAACACTACTATACTCCAATCCAAC from Methanosarcinales archaeon encodes the following:
- the grpE gene encoding nucleotide exchange factor GrpE — protein: MVVMEENKIQEIKKKADSFESQYTNLRQEFKDYIESSRKNEAKIQQEIKKDFVKRLLVVADSFDRISKQNDNTSCDVVKKYSENIKENIYVIYNQLLSAAALTPIDPKAGDEFDANKHMAVGLEYSSVYPENSVIRTVRKGYSSENNVVRPCEIIVSKRPIKVNIMKPGLWNRFLRWMNPSKYLLREMNEKIIELGGLQKEDIEKLTQDLNSLNNSIIGLEEKIVRIEQNLREIDDVE